In a single window of the Carassius carassius chromosome 26, fCarCar2.1, whole genome shotgun sequence genome:
- the LOC132105729 gene encoding protein shisa-like-1a isoform X1: MTMNGRWSFNTLAVIFILLSTAALSAHFRVCEPYSDHKGRYHFGFHCPRLSDNKTYIFCCHHNNTAFKYCCNETEFQSVMQLNITTNSDGFAHNNYTALIGVWIYGFFVMVLLALDFLYYSAMNYELCRVYLEKWGLGGRWLKKARIQWHSAAQEGEHNMGSGLSQQHAQHSLRGEAQSPTLLTFQTSTACFDPKDLLSMTKEELPGNGDLNSETLFLVPSTLRTWTVLATSCSSAG, translated from the exons ATGACCATGAACGGCCGCTGGTCCTTCAACACCCTGGCCGTCATCTTTATCCTGCTGTCCACTGCAG CTCTCTCTGCGCATTTCAGGGTGTGTGAGCCTTACTCCGACCACAAGGGGCGCTATCACTTTGGTTTCCACTGCCCTCGACTCTCAGACAACAAGACCTACATATTCTGCTGTCACCATAACAACACGGCCTTCAAGTACTGCTGCAACGAAACTGAATTTCAGAGCGTGATGCAGCTCAACATCACCACCAACTCAGACGGCTTTGCCCATAA TAACTACACTGCTCTCATCGGCGTGTGGATTTACGGCTTTTTCGTCATGGTCCTCCTGGCTTTGGACTTCCTGTACTATTCGGCTATGAACTACGAGTTGTGCCGGGTCTACCTGGAGAAATGGGGGCTTGGAGGTCGGTGGCTCAAAAAGGCCAGGATTCAATGGCACAGCGCAGCTCAGGAGGGCGAACACAACATGGGATCAGGCCTGAGTCAGCAACATGCGCAGCACAGTTTGAGAGGAGAAGCACAGAGCCCTACGCTCTTGACCTTCCAGACCTCAACAGCCTG TTTTGATCCCAAGGATTTACTTAGTATGACAAAGGAGGAACTGCCAGGAAATGGAGATTTAAATTCAGAGACTCTTTTCCTGGTCCCATCTACATTAAGGACATGGACTGTGCTGGCTACCTCCTGCAGCTCTGCTGGATGA
- the LOC132105729 gene encoding protein shisa-like-1a isoform X2, translated as MTMNGRWSFNTLAVIFILLSTAALSAHFRVCEPYSDHKGRYHFGFHCPRLSDNKTYIFCCHHNNTAFKYCCNETEFQSVMQLNITTNSDGFAHNNYTALIGVWIYGFFVMVLLALDFLYYSAMNYELCRVYLEKWGLGGRWLKKARIQWHSAAQEGEHNMGSGLSQQHAQHSLRGEAQSPTLLTFQTSTACTPVAEK; from the exons ATGACCATGAACGGCCGCTGGTCCTTCAACACCCTGGCCGTCATCTTTATCCTGCTGTCCACTGCAG CTCTCTCTGCGCATTTCAGGGTGTGTGAGCCTTACTCCGACCACAAGGGGCGCTATCACTTTGGTTTCCACTGCCCTCGACTCTCAGACAACAAGACCTACATATTCTGCTGTCACCATAACAACACGGCCTTCAAGTACTGCTGCAACGAAACTGAATTTCAGAGCGTGATGCAGCTCAACATCACCACCAACTCAGACGGCTTTGCCCATAA TAACTACACTGCTCTCATCGGCGTGTGGATTTACGGCTTTTTCGTCATGGTCCTCCTGGCTTTGGACTTCCTGTACTATTCGGCTATGAACTACGAGTTGTGCCGGGTCTACCTGGAGAAATGGGGGCTTGGAGGTCGGTGGCTCAAAAAGGCCAGGATTCAATGGCACAGCGCAGCTCAGGAGGGCGAACACAACATGGGATCAGGCCTGAGTCAGCAACATGCGCAGCACAGTTTGAGAGGAGAAGCACAGAGCCCTACGCTCTTGACCTTCCAGACCTCAACAGCCTG CACTCCAGTCGCAGAAAAATGA